A stretch of Acidobacteriota bacterium DNA encodes these proteins:
- the purL gene encoding phosphoribosylformylglycinamidine synthase subunit PurL has protein sequence MSTAARREPEITAALVAEHGLKDDEYRLCREILGRVPTYTELGIFSAMWSEHCSYKSSKIHLKKLPTTGPRVVHGPGENAGVVDVGDGLVAVFKMESHNHPSFIEPFQGAATGVGGILRDVFTMGARPIAAMNSLRFGAADHPRTRYLVSGVVSGIGSYGNSFGVPTVGGETSFHPCYDGNILVNAFALGIARRDRIFLGTAAGPGNSVIYVGSRTGRDGIHGATMASDTFESEKEARRPTVQVGDPFMEKLLLEACLELMQGDALIGIQDLGAAGLTCSTLEMASRAGTGVAIEISNVPRREEGMTPYEVMLSESQERMLMCVKRGREEEALRVFRKWDLDAEVIGSVTGDGFARIAEAGRPVAAVPAAPLSDRAPVYERPTADPTPDARHRFRLDGVPVPQDPGAILAQLLASPNLCSKEWVYRQYDHTVGAASVVVPGSDAAVMRLIGTSRALALSADCNSRWVWLDPGLGAAHAVAECARNVACSGAMPLALTDCLNFGSPENPVIMGQFQQAVEGIARACRALDVPVVSGNVSFYNETDGRPIFPTPTVAVVGQLEDARRATTQWFKREGDVVILLGHTFEEIAGTEYLAVVHGREEGSPPALDLAAEGALHRFLVEAASLGLLRSAHDASDGGLAVALAECCFSGPGLLGADVTLGGASVPGKHELRVDALLFGESASRALVSAAPPDLRSLEYLALSHKVPFAVVGSVRGEGAGAALKIGSAAGKLVDARVADLRSVWENGFSRLMSKR, from the coding sequence ATGAGCACCGCCGCCCGGCGCGAGCCCGAGATCACGGCGGCCCTCGTCGCCGAGCACGGCCTCAAGGACGACGAGTACCGGCTCTGCCGCGAGATCCTGGGGCGCGTTCCGACGTACACCGAGCTCGGCATCTTCTCGGCGATGTGGTCGGAGCACTGCTCGTACAAGTCCAGCAAGATTCATCTCAAGAAGCTCCCGACGACCGGGCCGCGCGTCGTGCACGGCCCCGGTGAGAACGCGGGGGTCGTGGACGTGGGGGACGGCCTCGTGGCCGTCTTCAAGATGGAATCGCACAACCACCCGTCGTTCATCGAGCCGTTCCAGGGGGCGGCGACGGGCGTCGGCGGGATCCTGCGCGACGTCTTCACGATGGGGGCGCGCCCGATCGCGGCGATGAACTCGCTGCGGTTCGGCGCCGCCGACCATCCCCGCACGCGGTACCTCGTGTCGGGGGTCGTCTCCGGCATCGGCTCGTACGGGAACTCCTTCGGCGTCCCGACCGTGGGCGGGGAGACCTCGTTCCACCCGTGCTACGACGGGAACATCCTCGTCAACGCCTTCGCCCTCGGGATCGCGCGCCGCGATCGGATCTTCCTCGGCACCGCCGCGGGCCCCGGCAACTCGGTAATCTACGTCGGCAGCCGGACCGGCCGCGACGGCATTCACGGCGCCACGATGGCGAGCGACACCTTCGAGTCCGAGAAGGAGGCGCGCCGCCCCACGGTGCAGGTCGGCGATCCCTTCATGGAGAAGCTCCTCCTCGAGGCGTGCCTCGAGCTGATGCAGGGGGACGCGCTCATCGGCATCCAGGATCTCGGCGCGGCGGGGCTCACCTGCTCGACGCTCGAGATGGCCTCACGTGCCGGCACGGGAGTGGCCATCGAGATCTCGAACGTCCCCCGGCGCGAGGAGGGGATGACGCCGTACGAGGTCATGCTCAGCGAGTCCCAGGAGCGGATGCTGATGTGCGTGAAGCGCGGCCGCGAGGAGGAGGCGCTGCGCGTCTTCCGGAAGTGGGACCTCGATGCCGAGGTGATAGGCTCGGTGACCGGGGACGGCTTCGCCCGGATCGCCGAGGCCGGGAGGCCGGTCGCCGCGGTCCCCGCCGCGCCGCTGTCGGATCGCGCCCCGGTCTACGAGCGCCCGACCGCCGATCCCACCCCCGACGCCCGCCACCGCTTCCGCCTCGACGGCGTCCCCGTCCCGCAGGATCCGGGGGCGATTCTCGCGCAGCTCCTCGCGTCGCCGAACCTGTGCTCGAAGGAGTGGGTCTACCGCCAATACGATCACACCGTCGGCGCCGCGAGCGTCGTCGTCCCCGGCTCGGACGCGGCGGTGATGCGCCTCATCGGGACCTCCCGCGCCCTCGCGCTCTCGGCCGACTGCAACAGCCGCTGGGTCTGGCTCGACCCGGGGCTCGGCGCCGCCCACGCCGTCGCGGAGTGCGCTCGCAACGTGGCCTGCTCGGGGGCGATGCCCCTCGCGCTGACCGACTGCCTGAACTTCGGCTCCCCCGAGAACCCCGTCATCATGGGCCAGTTCCAGCAGGCGGTCGAAGGGATCGCGCGCGCGTGCCGCGCCCTCGACGTGCCGGTCGTCTCCGGCAACGTCTCCTTCTACAACGAGACCGACGGCCGGCCGATCTTCCCGACGCCGACGGTGGCGGTGGTGGGGCAGCTCGAGGACGCCCGCCGCGCGACGACGCAGTGGTTCAAGCGGGAAGGGGATGTCGTGATCCTCCTCGGCCACACCTTCGAGGAGATCGCGGGGACCGAGTACCTCGCGGTCGTCCACGGGCGCGAGGAGGGGAGCCCTCCGGCCCTCGACCTCGCCGCCGAGGGGGCGCTGCACCGATTCCTGGTCGAGGCGGCGTCGCTCGGCCTGCTGAGATCGGCGCACGACGCCTCAGACGGCGGCCTGGCCGTCGCCCTCGCCGAGTGCTGCTTCAGCGGCCCCGGGCTTCTCGGGGCCGACGTGACGCTCGGCGGGGCATCCGTTCCGGGGAAGCACGAGCTGCGCGTCGACGCGCTCCTGTTCGGCGAGTCGGCGTCGCGCGCCCTCGTGAGCGCGGCCCCCCCGGATCTCCGGTCTCTCGAGTACCTCGCGCTGTCCCACAAGGTCCCGTTCGCCGTCGTCGGCTCCGTCCGGGGGGAAGGGGCGGGCGCGGCCCTGAAGATCGGCTCGGCCGCGGGGAAGCTCGTGGACGCCCGCGTGGCAGACCTGAGGTCGGTGTGGGAGAATGGCTTTTCGCGGCTGATGTCGAAGCGCTGA
- a CDS encoding amidophosphoribosyltransferase, which produces MDDKFHDECGVFGVFGHDEAAKMTYLGLHGLQHRGQESAGIVSSHDGRLHRKVGMGEVPDVFDEAALATLPGRSAAGHVRYSTAGSSALLNAQPMVVTSHGRQIALCHNGNLVNAEEIKAELDGEGAIFTSTSDTEVILHLVAKSRERAIEGALTEALARVKGAYSLAFLTEDRLIGVRDPMGFRPLSIGRIDGAHVLTSESCALDLVGAEFVRDVEPGEIVSLGADGIRSIKPFPEQPRNSCVFEYVYFARPDSWLWGRNVSRVRKRLGMELAREAPAAADIVVPIPDSGVYAALGYAEEAKIPLDWGFVRSHYVGRTFIEPAQSIRHFGVKLKLNAVREVLTGKRIVLIDDSIVRGTTSRKIVAMVRESGAREVHVRISCPPTVGPCHYGVDTPRRSELIAASHSVEEIRRHLGADSLAYLSHDGMMRAVEPDGGFCSACYTNKYPVPFPRQEADQLLLLQPLADRKD; this is translated from the coding sequence ATGGACGACAAGTTCCACGACGAGTGCGGCGTCTTCGGCGTCTTCGGGCACGACGAGGCGGCGAAGATGACGTACCTCGGCCTCCACGGCCTCCAGCACCGGGGCCAGGAGTCGGCCGGCATCGTCAGCTCGCACGACGGGAGGCTGCACCGCAAGGTCGGCATGGGCGAGGTCCCGGACGTCTTCGACGAGGCGGCGCTCGCGACGCTCCCCGGCCGATCCGCCGCGGGGCACGTCCGCTATTCGACGGCGGGCTCCTCGGCGCTCCTCAACGCGCAGCCGATGGTGGTGACGAGCCACGGGCGCCAGATCGCGCTGTGCCACAACGGGAACCTCGTCAACGCCGAGGAGATCAAGGCCGAGCTCGACGGCGAGGGGGCGATCTTCACGTCCACGTCCGACACGGAGGTGATCCTGCACCTCGTCGCGAAGAGCCGCGAGCGCGCGATCGAGGGGGCGCTGACCGAGGCGCTCGCGCGGGTGAAGGGGGCGTACTCGCTCGCCTTCCTGACCGAGGATCGCCTGATAGGCGTCCGCGACCCGATGGGATTCCGGCCGCTGTCCATCGGGCGCATCGACGGCGCCCACGTGCTGACGTCCGAATCCTGCGCCCTCGATCTCGTCGGCGCGGAGTTCGTCCGCGACGTCGAGCCGGGGGAAATCGTGAGCCTCGGCGCCGACGGCATCCGGTCGATCAAGCCCTTCCCCGAGCAGCCGCGGAACTCGTGCGTCTTCGAGTACGTGTACTTCGCCCGCCCCGACTCGTGGCTGTGGGGGCGCAACGTGAGCCGCGTCCGCAAGCGGCTCGGCATGGAGCTCGCGCGCGAGGCGCCGGCGGCCGCCGACATCGTCGTCCCGATCCCCGACTCGGGGGTCTACGCGGCCCTCGGCTACGCGGAGGAGGCGAAGATCCCCCTCGACTGGGGGTTCGTGAGGAGCCACTACGTCGGGCGCACCTTCATCGAGCCGGCGCAATCGATCCGGCACTTCGGCGTGAAGCTCAAGCTGAACGCCGTGCGCGAGGTCCTGACCGGCAAGCGCATCGTCCTCATCGACGACTCGATCGTGCGCGGGACCACCTCGAGGAAAATAGTCGCGATGGTGAGGGAGTCGGGGGCGCGCGAGGTGCACGTGCGCATCTCCTGCCCGCCCACGGTGGGGCCGTGCCACTACGGCGTGGACACGCCGCGCCGCTCGGAGCTGATCGCCGCGTCGCACTCGGTGGAGGAGATCCGCCGGCACCTCGGCGCCGATTCCCTCGCGTACCTGAGCCACGACGGGATGATGCGGGCGGTCGAGCCGGACGGCGGGTTCTGCAGCGCCTGCTACACCAACAAGTACCCCGTTCCGTTTCCCCGGCAAGAGGCCGACCAGCTCCTGCTCCTCCAGCCTCTCGCCGACCGAAAGGACTAG
- the radC gene encoding DNA repair protein RadC, protein MDVGNETEGSASTSSSHEDDPGPGQPRPGVREIRYRYRVCDLPKALQPREKLAALGAKALSNSELIALVLGSGTRAENVLKIADGIVHRHGFAGLPALTLDEWAANRGVGRARACQALAIFEIGRRAFQPRRDERPIVSGPAEAHRHVREIARTRKEHLVALYLDAQNHLLLKETISVGSLNTTRTHPREIFQPAIAVSAMGVILAHNHPSGSLTPSQEDVDFTRAIKRASEILGIGLYDHIIVAEGGYVSMKEKGLL, encoded by the coding sequence GTGGACGTAGGGAACGAGACGGAAGGCTCCGCGAGCACCTCTTCGAGCCACGAAGATGACCCGGGCCCGGGGCAGCCCCGCCCCGGCGTGCGGGAGATCCGCTACCGATATCGCGTCTGCGATCTCCCGAAGGCGCTCCAGCCGAGGGAGAAGCTCGCGGCGCTCGGGGCGAAGGCCCTGTCGAACTCGGAGCTGATCGCGCTCGTGCTCGGGAGCGGGACGCGCGCGGAAAACGTCCTGAAGATCGCGGACGGGATCGTGCACCGCCACGGGTTCGCCGGCCTCCCCGCGCTCACGCTCGACGAATGGGCGGCGAACCGGGGGGTCGGGCGGGCGCGCGCGTGCCAGGCGCTGGCCATCTTCGAGATCGGCCGGCGCGCCTTCCAGCCCCGGCGCGACGAGAGGCCCATCGTGTCGGGGCCGGCCGAGGCGCACCGCCACGTGCGGGAGATCGCCCGGACGAGGAAGGAGCACCTCGTCGCGCTGTACCTCGACGCGCAGAACCATCTTCTCCTCAAGGAGACGATCTCGGTGGGCAGCCTCAACACGACCCGCACGCACCCGCGCGAGATCTTCCAGCCGGCGATCGCCGTCTCGGCGATGGGGGTCATCCTGGCGCACAACCACCCGTCCGGGAGCCTGACGCCGAGCCAGGAGGACGTGGACTTCACGCGCGCGATCAAGAGGGCCAGCGAGATCCTCGGCATCGGCCTTTACGATCACATCATCGTGGCCGAGGGGGGCTACGTCTCGATGAAAGAGAAGGGACTGTTGTAG
- a CDS encoding 4a-hydroxytetrahydrobiopterin dehydratase, with protein sequence MSGLTQATCVPCRGGVPTLTESERAELAPQVPEWKVADVSGVLRLAREFAFPDFKSAMAFAVAVGDIAEGEGHHPDLHVAWGKVVVETWTHKIHGLHRNDYILAAKIDAAFAARAANPRR encoded by the coding sequence ATGAGCGGACTGACACAGGCGACGTGCGTCCCCTGCCGGGGGGGCGTGCCGACGTTGACCGAGAGCGAGAGGGCCGAGCTGGCGCCCCAGGTACCGGAGTGGAAGGTGGCCGACGTCTCGGGAGTCCTCAGGCTCGCCCGGGAGTTCGCCTTCCCGGACTTCAAGTCGGCGATGGCCTTCGCCGTCGCCGTCGGCGACATCGCCGAGGGCGAGGGGCATCACCCCGACCTCCACGTCGCGTGGGGGAAGGTCGTCGTCGAGACGTGGACGCACAAGATCCACGGCCTGCACAGGAACGACTACATCCTCGCCGCGAAGATCGACGCCGCCTTCGCGGCCCGCGCGGCGAACCCCCGCCGCTAG
- a CDS encoding tyrosine--tRNA ligase codes for MRSPAEQVAYLRKGAVQVIEEAELRAKLERSAETGRPLVVKVGFDPSAPDIHLGHTVLMRKMKHFQDLGHQVVFLIGDFTGMIGDPTGKSKTRPQLTRDEVLVNAETYKRQAFKILDPKRTQVRFNSEWLGAMGADGFIRLAGKYTVARMLERDDFERRYRAGEPIGIHEFLYPLAQGYDSVHLHADVELGGTDQTFNLLVGRRLMREYEMEPQVILTTPLLEGLDGVEKMSKSLGNYVAVEDPPGEMFGKLMSIPDALMWKYWDLLTDAPPDEIRAMRAGVETGDRHPRRVKADLAVRIVTDFHGLEAAKEAEAEFDRVFRGRENPAEIEEVALPCRPGKVYVPALLVDLGLAKSKGEARRLIEGGGLSFDGARVADANAEIDASAPRSILIKAGKRRFLKASFR; via the coding sequence ATGAGATCTCCCGCCGAACAGGTCGCCTATCTCCGGAAGGGCGCCGTCCAGGTCATCGAGGAGGCGGAGCTCCGCGCGAAGCTCGAGCGGTCGGCCGAGACGGGACGCCCGCTCGTCGTGAAGGTCGGGTTCGACCCTTCGGCGCCCGACATCCACCTCGGGCACACGGTCCTGATGCGGAAGATGAAGCACTTCCAGGATCTCGGGCACCAGGTGGTCTTCCTCATCGGCGATTTCACCGGGATGATCGGCGATCCGACGGGGAAGTCGAAGACGCGGCCGCAGCTCACGCGCGACGAGGTGCTGGTCAACGCCGAGACGTACAAGCGGCAGGCGTTCAAGATCCTCGATCCGAAGCGAACGCAGGTGCGCTTCAACTCCGAGTGGCTGGGGGCGATGGGAGCGGACGGCTTCATCCGGCTCGCGGGGAAGTACACGGTCGCCCGGATGCTCGAGCGCGACGACTTCGAGCGCCGGTACAGGGCGGGAGAGCCGATCGGGATCCACGAGTTCCTCTACCCGCTCGCGCAGGGATACGACTCGGTCCACCTCCACGCCGACGTGGAGCTGGGGGGCACCGATCAGACGTTCAACCTCCTCGTCGGACGGCGCCTGATGCGCGAGTACGAGATGGAGCCGCAGGTGATCCTGACGACCCCGCTCCTCGAGGGGCTCGACGGGGTCGAGAAGATGTCCAAGTCGCTCGGGAACTACGTCGCCGTCGAGGACCCGCCGGGTGAGATGTTCGGCAAGCTGATGTCCATCCCCGACGCGCTGATGTGGAAGTACTGGGATCTGCTGACCGACGCCCCCCCCGACGAGATCCGCGCCATGCGCGCGGGGGTCGAGACGGGCGACCGGCACCCGAGGCGCGTGAAGGCCGATCTCGCGGTGAGGATCGTCACCGACTTCCACGGGCTCGAGGCGGCGAAGGAGGCGGAGGCGGAGTTCGATCGCGTCTTCCGCGGGCGCGAGAACCCGGCCGAGATCGAGGAGGTCGCCCTCCCGTGCCGCCCCGGGAAGGTCTACGTCCCCGCCCTCCTGGTGGACCTGGGCCTCGCGAAATCGAAGGGGGAGGCGCGCCGCCTCATCGAAGGGGGCGGGCTGTCGTTCGACGGCGCGCGCGTCGCCGACGCGAACGCCGAGATCGACGCCAGCGCGCCGCGCTCGATCCTCATCAAGGCGGGGAAGCGCCGGTTCCTGAAGGCCTCCTTCCGGTGA
- a CDS encoding threonine synthase: protein MSPSVLTHLECADCGTRQDRLALVNLCSCGGSLLARYDLHAPRLAALKERLSVREADLWRYAELLPDPGFAISLGEGFTPLVAARATGRAVNCPGLLIKDESANPTGSFKDRGLSVAVAMAKALGARAGALPSAGNAGSAAAAFGARARLPIHVFLPADTPRSFFGEVRAYGAVLHTVEGHIGDAGRAMRERLSAEGWFDLSTLKEPYRVEGKKTMGYEVAEQMGWTLPDAILYPTGGGTGLIGMWKAFEEMETLGWIAAGKRPRMYAVQSEGCAPVVRAFEAGKDRAEPWADPRTAASGIRVPAPFADRLILRILRESGGGAVAVKEAEIAGAAQEIARHEGILPAPEGAACLLALSRLLALGAIAPADRVVLFNTGTGLKYPEALGF, encoded by the coding sequence GTGAGCCCGAGCGTCCTCACGCACCTCGAGTGCGCCGACTGCGGCACGCGCCAAGATCGTCTCGCGCTCGTCAACCTCTGCTCCTGCGGCGGCTCGCTGTTGGCGCGCTACGACCTCCATGCGCCGCGGCTCGCCGCGCTGAAGGAGAGGCTTAGCGTCCGCGAGGCGGATCTCTGGCGCTACGCGGAGCTCCTTCCCGACCCAGGCTTCGCCATCTCGCTCGGGGAGGGGTTCACACCGCTCGTCGCCGCCCGCGCGACGGGGCGCGCCGTGAACTGTCCGGGCCTCCTCATCAAGGACGAGTCGGCGAACCCCACGGGCTCATTCAAGGACCGCGGGCTTTCCGTCGCGGTCGCGATGGCGAAGGCGCTCGGCGCGAGGGCGGGGGCGCTCCCTTCGGCGGGCAACGCCGGCTCCGCTGCGGCCGCCTTCGGCGCCCGCGCGCGCCTGCCGATCCACGTCTTCCTCCCGGCCGACACTCCGCGGTCGTTCTTCGGCGAGGTCCGGGCGTACGGCGCCGTCCTGCACACGGTGGAGGGGCACATCGGCGACGCCGGGCGCGCGATGCGCGAGCGGCTTTCCGCGGAGGGATGGTTCGACCTTTCGACCCTCAAGGAGCCGTACCGGGTCGAGGGGAAGAAGACGATGGGGTACGAGGTCGCCGAGCAGATGGGATGGACCCTGCCCGACGCCATCCTCTACCCGACCGGCGGGGGGACCGGGCTCATCGGGATGTGGAAGGCGTTCGAGGAGATGGAAACGCTCGGCTGGATCGCCGCGGGGAAGCGCCCGCGCATGTACGCCGTGCAGTCCGAGGGGTGCGCCCCCGTCGTCCGCGCCTTCGAGGCGGGGAAGGATCGCGCCGAGCCGTGGGCCGATCCGAGGACCGCCGCGTCCGGAATCCGCGTGCCCGCTCCGTTCGCCGATCGCCTGATCCTGCGAATTCTCAGGGAGAGCGGTGGCGGCGCCGTGGCCGTGAAGGAGGCCGAAATCGCCGGGGCCGCGCAGGAGATCGCGCGGCACGAGGGGATCCTGCCGGCCCCCGAAGGGGCCGCGTGCCTCCTCGCCCTCTCCCGCCTCCTGGCGCTCGGGGCGATCGCCCCCGCCGATCGCGTCGTCCTGTTCAACACCGGGACCGGGCTCAAGTACCCGGAAGCCCTCGGCTTCTGA
- a CDS encoding glycosyltransferase family 39 protein, which translates to MPIRLTVGLIALVALLIRLLHVFSYEPIPVSDMAVFVDMATHRLSLQNLFTPAGYCSYPPGYAFFLKPFFLLFDGAAAHRAIQIAQAALGAGTCLLVGRLAARLHSRRAGIVAALVACFFPHYVFYTSVFMSETVFTFFFLAALLLLLRAADRHSAWSHYRAGLAAGFACLVRPAAVALFPAALRAVARAPGGARGRVRAAALLAAGGLTLLLPWAARNAIAYHRFVLIAPNGAINLAIGNTEGASGGYRGLPAIEGDEWERARAWRERAIDFVTRDPFGALFITLRLKWDAFWELVPPWPLYSSNPELFAGRHFFPMIPWAAVLALALVGLVPATRRPAGRMVVLTAAAYVGVYLIFFGQARFRFPIEGIFIALAAAAIVEVSGPLLAAKGRRARAWGMAAAILLVAVLAQSSLSAASARAFHRAPESLLRAGGETAVPADAAEISLFDGGPIPVDRAVARYLDLSFSIRREGPERANPTVGVVHLDFFDAKGEKLEWTENRALRLESVPANRWVTMELKAWIPTAAGTVRATIVPLPSSPDTVVVDRPVLRYAKGNDLALEFLFPYLRAAE; encoded by the coding sequence GTGCCCATCCGGCTGACGGTCGGGCTCATCGCCCTCGTGGCCCTCCTCATCCGGCTCCTGCACGTTTTCTCCTACGAGCCGATCCCCGTGAGCGACATGGCCGTCTTCGTGGACATGGCGACGCATCGCCTGTCCCTCCAGAACCTCTTCACTCCGGCCGGGTACTGCTCCTACCCGCCGGGGTACGCCTTCTTCCTGAAGCCGTTCTTCCTCCTCTTCGACGGCGCCGCCGCGCACCGCGCGATCCAGATCGCGCAGGCCGCTCTCGGCGCGGGGACGTGCCTCCTCGTCGGCCGCCTCGCGGCGCGCCTCCACTCGCGGCGCGCGGGGATCGTCGCCGCGCTGGTCGCCTGCTTCTTCCCGCACTACGTCTTCTACACCAGCGTCTTCATGAGCGAGACCGTCTTCACCTTCTTCTTCCTCGCGGCGCTTCTGCTTCTCCTCCGCGCCGCGGACCGGCACTCCGCGTGGAGCCACTACAGGGCCGGGCTCGCGGCCGGCTTCGCCTGCCTCGTGCGGCCGGCCGCCGTCGCGCTGTTCCCGGCGGCGCTCCGGGCCGTCGCCCGGGCGCCCGGCGGGGCGAGGGGCCGCGTGAGGGCGGCGGCGCTCCTGGCCGCGGGGGGGCTGACGCTGCTTCTGCCCTGGGCCGCGCGGAACGCGATCGCCTACCACCGCTTCGTGCTGATCGCGCCGAACGGGGCCATCAACCTCGCGATCGGGAACACCGAAGGCGCCAGCGGAGGCTACCGCGGCCTTCCGGCGATCGAAGGGGACGAGTGGGAGCGCGCCCGCGCGTGGCGGGAGCGGGCGATCGATTTCGTCACGCGCGATCCCTTCGGCGCCCTCTTCATCACGCTCCGCCTGAAGTGGGACGCCTTCTGGGAGCTGGTGCCCCCCTGGCCGCTCTACTCGAGCAACCCCGAGCTCTTCGCCGGCCGGCACTTCTTCCCGATGATCCCGTGGGCCGCCGTTCTCGCGCTGGCGCTCGTCGGGCTCGTTCCGGCCACGCGCAGGCCCGCGGGCCGGATGGTCGTCCTTACCGCGGCCGCCTACGTCGGCGTCTACCTGATCTTCTTCGGGCAGGCGCGGTTCCGCTTCCCCATCGAAGGGATCTTCATCGCGCTCGCCGCGGCGGCGATCGTCGAGGTGTCGGGGCCGCTCCTCGCCGCGAAGGGCCGGCGGGCGCGCGCGTGGGGCATGGCGGCCGCCATCCTTCTCGTCGCGGTCCTCGCGCAGTCGAGTCTCAGCGCCGCCTCGGCGCGCGCCTTCCATCGCGCGCCCGAATCGCTGCTGAGAGCCGGAGGGGAAACGGCGGTTCCCGCGGACGCGGCGGAGATCTCCCTCTTCGATGGCGGTCCGATTCCCGTCGATCGAGCCGTGGCGCGGTACCTCGATCTCTCCTTCTCCATCCGTCGCGAGGGGCCGGAGAGGGCCAACCCCACCGTGGGCGTCGTCCATCTGGACTTCTTCGACGCGAAGGGAGAGAAGCTGGAGTGGACCGAGAACCGCGCTCTGAGGCTCGAGTCGGTGCCCGCGAATCGCTGGGTGACGATGGAGCTCAAGGCCTGGATCCCGACCGCCGCCGGCACGGTGCGGGCCACGATCGTCCCGCTGCCGTCGTCTCCCGACACCGTGGTCGTCGACCGGCCGGTCCTGCGCTACGCGAAGGGGAACGATCTCGCGCTCGAGTTCCTCTTCCCCTACCTGAGGGCCGCGGAGTGA